In Halanaeroarchaeum sp. HSR-CO, one DNA window encodes the following:
- a CDS encoding AIR synthase family protein has translation MLGKVSPEDLAAHVFGRTGAPDDSVIQGPAYGEDAAAISVPEGTLVVNSDPISLAVGHVGTLGINVACNDVAASGADPQWLTAMIFLPGESDTGVVLEEITTQLHETALEREVTIVGGHSEYNTSLERPLLSLTCMGMADRFVPTGGATPGDHVILTKGAAIEGTAILATDFTEALRSAGVEEGVIERASQFYDDLSVVPESAILRDVATAMHDPTEGGLVDGLIELASASGVSIRIDTSAIPIRPETIAVTEAAEVDPLQIFGSGALVASVPPEAVSGMLESLAAAGIEAADVGTVEAQSEVPLFLDDREIAEPVRDDLYALWE, from the coding sequence ATGCTCGGAAAGGTCAGTCCCGAGGACCTCGCGGCACACGTCTTCGGGCGGACCGGTGCACCGGACGATTCGGTGATCCAGGGACCCGCGTACGGCGAGGACGCCGCCGCCATCTCGGTCCCGGAGGGGACGCTGGTGGTGAACAGCGACCCGATATCGCTCGCGGTCGGCCACGTCGGCACCCTCGGCATCAACGTCGCCTGCAACGACGTCGCTGCCTCGGGGGCGGATCCCCAGTGGCTCACGGCCATGATCTTCCTCCCTGGTGAATCGGATACCGGCGTCGTCCTCGAGGAGATAACCACCCAGCTCCACGAGACGGCGCTCGAACGTGAGGTCACAATCGTCGGGGGCCACTCGGAGTACAACACCTCCCTCGAACGACCCCTTCTCTCGCTGACCTGCATGGGAATGGCCGACAGATTCGTCCCCACCGGCGGGGCGACTCCCGGCGATCACGTCATCCTCACCAAGGGTGCGGCGATCGAAGGGACTGCGATCCTGGCGACTGACTTCACCGAAGCGCTTCGATCCGCCGGCGTCGAAGAGGGGGTCATCGAGCGTGCCAGTCAGTTCTACGACGACCTGAGCGTCGTCCCGGAGTCGGCGATCCTCCGCGATGTGGCGACTGCGATGCACGACCCCACAGAAGGTGGTCTCGTCGACGGACTCATCGAACTCGCGAGCGCGTCGGGCGTCTCCATACGAATCGACACCAGCGCGATTCCGATCCGCCCCGAGACGATCGCCGTGACCGAGGCCGCCGAGGTCGATCCACTCCAGATATTCGGCTCCGGTGCACTCGTCGCATCGGTTCCGCCGGAGGCGGTCTCTGGAATGCTCGAATCGCTCGCGGCAGCAGGTATCGAGGCGGCGGACGTCGGGACCGTCGAGGCTCAGTCCGAGGTCCCGCTGTTCCTCGACGACCGCGAGATCGCCGAACCCGTTCGCGACGACCTGTACGCGCTCTGGGAGTAG
- a CDS encoding formate/nitrite transporter family protein gives MANEDTAETPQGEQKTTSDVLDSLIESAVHEMNRERSGLLLSGLSAGLDIGFGPLLMAAILTLSPGSFGDLTTEILLASAYSVGFMFVILGRSELFTEHTTLAVMPVLDGQASIKQLGRLWGLVYVGNIVGGIAFTVLAIILMPELGVIDPQAFETIALKLVTHDLLWLFVAGVFAGWLMGLLAWLITAAQETTSRLLIVWVVTATIGIFHLPHSIAGNVEVLFGLFMSPAVTVTDYLAFLLLATIGNAFGGGFFVALMKYSHVVRGAK, from the coding sequence GTGGCAAACGAGGACACAGCGGAGACACCACAGGGAGAACAAAAGACGACAAGCGACGTACTGGACTCGCTCATCGAGAGCGCCGTCCACGAGATGAACCGCGAGCGGTCAGGGCTCTTGCTCTCGGGGCTCTCCGCGGGCCTCGACATCGGCTTCGGCCCGTTGCTGATGGCGGCGATTCTGACGCTCTCGCCAGGAAGTTTCGGCGATCTGACGACCGAGATACTGCTCGCGAGTGCCTACTCCGTCGGATTCATGTTCGTAATCCTGGGCCGCTCGGAACTGTTCACCGAACACACGACGCTGGCGGTGATGCCGGTTCTCGATGGACAGGCTTCGATCAAGCAACTCGGACGACTCTGGGGTCTCGTATACGTGGGGAACATCGTGGGCGGTATCGCCTTCACGGTCCTCGCCATCATCCTGATGCCGGAACTCGGCGTCATCGACCCGCAGGCGTTCGAGACCATCGCGCTCAAGCTCGTCACCCACGACCTCCTGTGGCTGTTCGTCGCGGGCGTCTTCGCGGGGTGGTTGATGGGGCTGCTGGCGTGGTTGATCACCGCGGCCCAGGAGACGACCAGCCGATTGCTGATCGTGTGGGTCGTCACGGCGACCATCGGTATCTTCCACCTCCCCCACTCCATCGCGGGGAACGTGGAGGTCCTCTTCGGCCTCTTCATGTCGCCAGCCGTCACCGTCACCGATTATCTGGCGTTCCTCCTGCTGGCGACCATCGGCAACGCCTTCGGCGGGGGGTTCTTCGTCGCCCTGATGAAGTACTCCCACGTGGTCCGCGGGGCAAAATAA
- a CDS encoding CPBP family intramembrane glutamic endopeptidase: protein MDVDWRKVATFLSLTFAIAWTTALVLFLSPVQYGSAAATVLVVAGYMWAPAIAALLTQWRWGESLRTGTGLYRGRVGWVALAWLAPLAVLGGTIGIGATFPGVSFTTDYGVFLAEMGLPPEQIEASIAALESFPGPPAVVLLGQALVSGLTVNAVAALGEELGWRGLLLNELAPLGFWRLSFVTGLAWGPWHAALIVQGHNFPGAPLLGIVVMTAWTVAASPMFTYLTLRAETVLAPTFFHGSFNAVASLSLVYLTGASNLLLSPVGVAGIGAAIVGTVVCSMHDRFVAAQRVTTGKPVDQIPSK, encoded by the coding sequence ATGGACGTCGACTGGCGGAAGGTGGCGACGTTCCTCTCGCTCACGTTCGCCATCGCGTGGACCACTGCGCTCGTGCTGTTCCTCTCACCAGTTCAGTACGGGTCCGCCGCGGCGACGGTGCTCGTGGTCGCGGGCTACATGTGGGCGCCGGCCATCGCTGCCCTCCTGACCCAGTGGCGGTGGGGCGAGTCGCTTCGGACTGGGACGGGGCTGTACCGAGGGCGAGTCGGGTGGGTCGCGCTCGCGTGGCTCGCGCCCCTTGCGGTGCTCGGCGGTACGATCGGCATCGGTGCCACCTTCCCTGGCGTCTCGTTCACCACCGATTACGGCGTCTTTCTCGCGGAGATGGGACTCCCACCGGAGCAGATCGAAGCGTCGATAGCGGCACTGGAATCGTTCCCGGGGCCACCAGCCGTCGTGCTGCTCGGGCAGGCGCTCGTTTCGGGGCTCACCGTCAACGCGGTGGCTGCACTCGGGGAAGAACTGGGCTGGCGCGGATTGCTCCTGAACGAACTCGCTCCGCTCGGGTTCTGGCGACTCTCGTTCGTCACGGGGCTGGCCTGGGGTCCCTGGCACGCGGCGCTCATCGTCCAGGGACACAACTTCCCCGGTGCGCCGCTTTTGGGCATCGTGGTGATGACGGCCTGGACGGTCGCCGCGTCGCCCATGTTCACGTACCTGACCCTGCGGGCTGAGACGGTACTGGCACCGACGTTCTTTCACGGGTCGTTCAATGCGGTAGCGTCGCTCTCGCTGGTCTATCTCACCGGGGCCAGCAATCTGTTGCTCTCCCCGGTCGGGGTGGCGGGCATCGGAGCGGCGATCGTCGGGACGGTCGTCTGTTCGATGCACGATAGATTCGTCGCCGCCCAGCGAGTCACGACCGGTAAACCGGTCGATCAGATTCCCTCGAAATGA
- a CDS encoding type IV pilin: MVAITVILAAVIGTFVLGLGENVSTSTPQAQLTLSADQSNISVEHKGGDAIPAEEISITVSSSSNSSVAEFDPNSDATQELTVGDTGTLDIESMGLYWPDQENNVAYTNGNTTLESGTAYTVQIVHEPSDQLIMDRTVRP; the protein is encoded by the coding sequence ATGGTAGCGATTACGGTTATCCTGGCTGCAGTCATCGGGACGTTCGTACTGGGACTGGGCGAGAACGTGAGTACGTCGACGCCACAAGCGCAGTTGACGCTGAGTGCTGACCAATCCAATATCTCGGTGGAGCACAAGGGTGGAGATGCAATTCCTGCAGAGGAGATCTCGATTACCGTCTCCAGTAGTTCGAACTCGAGCGTTGCGGAATTCGATCCGAACAGTGATGCGACTCAAGAGCTGACGGTCGGTGATACTGGTACCCTGGACATCGAAAGCATGGGCCTGTATTGGCCTGATCAAGAAAATAACGTGGCCTATACCAACGGAAATACAACTTTAGAATCTGGAACCGCATATACCGTTCAGATCGTCCACGAACCGTCTGACCAATTGATCATGGACCGGACAGTCCGGCCCTAA
- a CDS encoding type IV pilin → MVAITVILAAVIGTFVLGLGENVSTSTPQAQLTLSADAGGNISVEHQGGDAVPSSAIKVSVTNESNDDTWTYTPYSNQTEELTVGDTGVIDTTDDNLEWANSVNGTQSGDTPINLSAGNSYTVQIVHTESDQLIVDRTVRP, encoded by the coding sequence ATGGTCGCGATAACGGTTATCTTGGCAGCGGTTATCGGAACGTTTGTGCTGGGACTCGGCGAGAACGTGAGTACATCGACGCCGCAAGCACAGTTGACGTTGAGTGCTGATGCAGGTGGGAACATTTCAGTCGAACATCAAGGTGGGGATGCTGTCCCCTCGTCTGCGATCAAAGTCAGTGTAACTAACGAATCTAATGACGATACGTGGACCTATACTCCATACTCCAATCAGACTGAGGAGTTAACAGTTGGTGACACAGGAGTCATTGATACAACTGATGACAATTTGGAGTGGGCTAATTCGGTTAACGGGACTCAGTCAGGCGACACTCCAATCAATCTGAGTGCTGGAAACTCGTACACCGTCCAGATCGTCCACACTGAATCCGACCAGCTGATCGTTGACCGGACCGTTCGGCCATAA
- a CDS encoding Rrf2 family transcriptional regulator: MNDIELTDTQCEALSILLERYRETEEPVSGSYIAEKADRSPSTISKYMKELRSLSLVVSLRGQKGGYRPTAKAFGVLDGQDVDESESLFLVQGYDRVDMVVRSIDFPNVIDAESCVADILFDEPIEGYEVGDLVLIGPTPGTNLVVGGEVVRVDSPVELRVDVGVLEAPVTEE; encoded by the coding sequence ATGAACGACATCGAGTTGACGGACACCCAGTGCGAGGCGCTCTCCATCCTGTTGGAGCGCTATCGTGAGACCGAGGAACCGGTCTCTGGGAGCTACATCGCGGAAAAAGCGGACCGGTCGCCGAGCACCATTTCGAAGTACATGAAAGAACTCCGCTCGTTGAGCCTCGTGGTCTCGCTGCGCGGGCAGAAGGGCGGCTACCGACCGACCGCGAAGGCGTTCGGTGTCCTGGACGGACAGGACGTCGACGAGTCCGAATCGCTGTTCCTCGTCCAGGGCTACGACCGGGTGGACATGGTCGTTCGAAGTATCGACTTCCCGAACGTCATCGACGCCGAATCCTGTGTCGCCGACATCCTCTTCGACGAACCGATCGAGGGATACGAGGTCGGTGACCTCGTGCTCATCGGGCCGACGCCCGGGACGAATCTGGTCGTCGGCGGTGAGGTCGTTCGCGTCGACTCCCCGGTGGAGCTCCGGGTGGACGTCGGGGTTCTCGAAGCACCCGTCACCGAGGAGTAA
- a CDS encoding cation-translocating P-type ATPase, which produces MSEATSTTEPTRDVDAHAETVDAIFETMDSGPAGLTTAEAERRLSVHGPNQIQEEEAVSPLAVLVAQFRNGLIYVLLLAALLSVLVGVLPDVEPRYVDAGLIVAILLANGVFGFVQDYRAEQSLRELRELAAPDAMVIRDGEKMVVDASELVPGDVVALEQGDAVPADARLFEAKTLETMEASLTGESGTVSKSTAAVDPGTPLAERTNIVYKGTSVTSGHGLAVVVATGMDTEIGTIATHIQEAEDEQTPFQRELAVLGRHIGYGIGAVIVFIAVVQFLLTGADTIAVFLTGVTLAVAAVPEGLPAIVTLTLSLGARRMIDRNALVRRLPVVESLGSVDVILTDKTGTLTENRMTVRRVSASGRTLSVTGSGYRTEGEFREDGSTATPGVAEELLRCGMICNNAERAPASADDAYFGDPTEIALLVAAEKAGIVREEGRDRLREIPFSSDRKRMTVVVPEDDSATAYMKGAPETVIERCDRVLEDGSVRELTPEKRSAILARSERFAEDSLRVLGFSRRNVADPDADAESLESGHVFLGLQGMLDPPRPEVDGAIERCHDAGIRVVMATGDTPETARAIGADVGIESDTVLTGREVETRTDDELREAVETVDTFARVEPSHKVQILRALQANGHTVAMTGDGVNDAPGLRSADVGVAMGVRGTDIAQEASDMVLQDDNFATIVEAIAEGRRIFDNIRKFVNLLLSANTGEVLTVFFGVLVGTFLFTERFAVDAEALILTPVMLLWINLVTDGLPAIALGVDPRADDVLERAPRSSEESVIDGRVVASVLSIGVTATVVGLVLFFETLATVGTFVAAQTVLFTFLVVTEMSIIQVIRRRFGQSIGSNRYLLGAIVASLVLHVLVLYTPVADLFGVVALGWAGWARVLGGVLVVLVVTFLASLVFDRVVE; this is translated from the coding sequence ATGAGCGAGGCGACGTCGACAACCGAACCCACCAGAGACGTCGATGCACACGCCGAAACTGTCGACGCCATTTTCGAAACCATGGATTCCGGACCGGCGGGGCTCACCACCGCCGAAGCCGAGCGGCGTCTGTCGGTCCACGGGCCGAACCAGATCCAGGAGGAGGAAGCTGTCTCGCCACTCGCCGTGTTGGTGGCGCAGTTTCGGAACGGCCTCATCTACGTCCTGTTGCTCGCCGCCCTGCTCTCGGTGCTGGTCGGCGTCCTCCCCGACGTCGAGCCTCGATACGTCGATGCCGGACTCATCGTCGCCATCTTGCTGGCGAACGGCGTGTTCGGGTTCGTCCAGGACTATCGGGCCGAGCAGTCGTTGCGGGAGTTGCGGGAACTCGCGGCCCCTGATGCGATGGTGATTCGTGACGGGGAGAAGATGGTCGTGGACGCGAGCGAGCTCGTTCCCGGCGACGTCGTCGCCCTGGAGCAGGGTGACGCGGTTCCGGCCGACGCCCGGCTGTTCGAGGCTAAGACGCTCGAGACGATGGAGGCCTCGCTGACGGGCGAAAGCGGGACCGTCTCGAAATCGACCGCAGCGGTGGATCCGGGAACCCCTCTCGCGGAGCGAACCAATATCGTCTACAAGGGAACGAGCGTCACCAGTGGCCACGGACTCGCGGTGGTCGTGGCGACCGGGATGGACACGGAGATCGGGACCATCGCGACGCACATCCAGGAGGCAGAAGACGAACAGACGCCCTTCCAGCGAGAATTAGCCGTCCTCGGTAGACATATCGGGTACGGCATCGGGGCAGTGATCGTGTTCATCGCCGTCGTCCAGTTCCTGCTTACCGGGGCGGACACCATCGCCGTCTTCCTGACGGGCGTTACGCTCGCCGTCGCCGCGGTTCCCGAGGGGCTTCCCGCCATCGTGACGCTCACGCTCTCGCTCGGTGCGCGACGGATGATCGACCGGAACGCACTGGTCCGTCGACTCCCGGTCGTCGAGAGTTTGGGTTCGGTCGACGTCATTCTCACCGACAAAACGGGGACGCTCACCGAGAACCGGATGACGGTCCGTCGGGTCTCCGCTTCGGGGCGGACACTCTCCGTGACCGGGTCCGGCTATCGAACGGAGGGGGAGTTCCGAGAGGATGGCAGCACCGCCACACCTGGAGTGGCCGAGGAGCTCCTGCGTTGTGGGATGATCTGTAACAATGCAGAGCGGGCTCCGGCGTCGGCCGACGATGCGTACTTCGGCGATCCGACCGAGATAGCCCTCCTCGTGGCTGCGGAGAAAGCCGGAATCGTTCGCGAGGAGGGTCGAGACCGGCTCCGGGAGATCCCGTTCTCCTCGGACCGGAAGCGGATGACCGTCGTGGTTCCGGAAGATGACTCGGCGACCGCGTACATGAAAGGTGCACCCGAGACCGTCATCGAGCGGTGCGATCGGGTCCTCGAGGACGGGTCCGTCCGAGAACTCACGCCCGAGAAGCGATCGGCGATTCTCGCACGGTCCGAGCGATTTGCGGAGGATTCTCTTCGCGTGCTCGGATTCTCGCGGCGCAACGTCGCCGACCCCGACGCGGATGCGGAGTCACTCGAATCCGGCCATGTCTTCCTGGGTCTCCAGGGGATGCTCGATCCGCCCCGTCCCGAAGTCGACGGAGCCATCGAGCGATGCCACGATGCCGGCATCCGCGTCGTCATGGCGACTGGCGATACGCCGGAGACGGCCCGTGCCATCGGTGCCGACGTCGGCATCGAATCCGACACCGTGCTGACCGGGCGGGAGGTCGAAACGCGGACCGACGACGAGCTGCGCGAGGCCGTCGAAACGGTCGATACGTTCGCTCGTGTCGAACCGTCGCACAAGGTTCAGATACTGCGTGCGCTCCAGGCGAACGGGCACACCGTCGCGATGACCGGTGACGGCGTGAACGACGCCCCCGGTCTCCGCTCGGCAGACGTCGGTGTCGCCATGGGTGTACGGGGGACGGACATCGCACAGGAAGCATCGGATATGGTCCTCCAGGACGACAACTTCGCCACCATCGTCGAGGCAATCGCCGAGGGGCGACGCATCTTCGACAACATCCGAAAATTCGTCAATCTGCTCCTCTCGGCGAACACGGGGGAGGTGCTCACCGTGTTCTTCGGGGTACTGGTCGGGACGTTCCTCTTCACGGAGCGCTTCGCCGTCGACGCGGAGGCCCTCATCCTGACGCCCGTCATGTTGCTGTGGATCAACCTCGTCACGGACGGCCTCCCCGCCATCGCACTGGGAGTCGACCCCCGGGCAGACGATGTCCTCGAACGAGCGCCGCGGTCGAGCGAGGAGTCCGTTATCGATGGCCGCGTCGTTGCCTCGGTCCTCTCCATCGGCGTGACGGCGACCGTCGTCGGCCTCGTGTTGTTCTTCGAGACGCTCGCGACCGTGGGTACGTTCGTCGCCGCCCAGACGGTCCTCTTTACTTTCCTGGTCGTGACCGAGATGTCGATCATCCAGGTTATTCGACGGCGGTTCGGGCAGTCTATCGGGTCGAATCGGTACCTCCTGGGTGCCATCGTGGCGTCGCTCGTTCTGCACGTGCTCGTGTTGTACACCCCGGTTGCGGACCTCTTCGGCGTCGTCGCCCTCGGCTGGGCGGGGTGGGCGCGCGTGCTCGGTGGCGTACTCGTCGTTCTCGTCGTGACCTTCCTGGCATCGCTCGTGTTCGACCGGGTGGTCGAGTGA
- a CDS encoding DUF2267 domain-containing protein, with the protein MNFDEFTGTVQHRLELPGTGEAVRTIRATLMTLGSRIPEGAAEDLAASLPMEIKWYMTGAVTEHGQRFDWSEFITRVSDIERSDPADAAYHAQVVMDLVAEMVPASDLQQLRDQLPESEDDENWGKLFGVIDSGGWHGDGE; encoded by the coding sequence ATGAACTTCGACGAGTTCACCGGCACCGTCCAGCATCGCCTCGAACTGCCCGGTACCGGGGAGGCCGTGCGGACCATTCGAGCGACGTTGATGACACTCGGGTCGCGGATTCCGGAGGGCGCCGCCGAGGACCTCGCCGCCTCGCTCCCGATGGAGATCAAGTGGTACATGACGGGAGCGGTTACAGAGCACGGGCAGCGCTTCGACTGGTCCGAGTTCATCACCCGCGTGAGTGATATCGAGCGATCGGATCCGGCCGATGCAGCCTATCACGCGCAGGTCGTGATGGACCTCGTCGCAGAGATGGTCCCGGCCTCCGACCTCCAGCAACTCCGCGATCAGCTGCCCGAGAGCGAGGACGACGAGAACTGGGGAAAACTCTTCGGCGTCATCGACAGCGGTGGCTGGCACGGGGACGGTGAGTGA
- a CDS encoding glycosyltransferase family 87 protein yields MGILRRLWVLRGDRPVFVSLSFLLLLTLFVYPVVEAALRSIELVQPWNYQDYSVYAEAVDDWLAGDPIYTPNEDGGFWGQYLYPPVFLVLFRPLSGLGHYEAGLAWGVFSVLLLWLALQVVASRLDVHLEWWERLLGLWLLVGFHPLVLSVKLGQTAGFLGALLTVALAGLLGDDRVSASLSGALTAVVGLFKFAYAPVGAHLLVDRRRFAGALGAGLFLGGLSIALFGFAENLAYLDVLRWGVERGSGSRVPKPSLWLAPYFRQLHWLPGALFVRVGIAALVTVGAILSSDADREVFALGVATFLLVTPLPYVYYFVAALPALIALLAVELDRDGVPSIPIVVLFSLQVHAYGLRFLGGIVADVLGGAPDLVYPLLQPGLWGVVLFFALAAYRVGQSIGDPRDDVEAWVGDR; encoded by the coding sequence ATGGGCATCCTTCGACGGTTGTGGGTGCTTCGCGGGGACCGACCGGTCTTCGTCTCGCTATCCTTCCTGCTGTTGCTCACGTTGTTCGTCTACCCGGTCGTGGAGGCCGCCCTCAGATCGATCGAACTCGTCCAGCCGTGGAACTACCAGGATTACAGCGTCTATGCCGAGGCGGTCGACGACTGGCTGGCTGGCGATCCGATCTACACGCCGAACGAGGATGGTGGTTTCTGGGGCCAGTATCTCTATCCACCGGTGTTCCTGGTGCTGTTCAGGCCGCTCTCTGGTCTTGGCCATTACGAGGCGGGACTGGCATGGGGTGTCTTTTCGGTGTTGCTCCTCTGGCTCGCCCTCCAGGTGGTCGCCTCGCGTCTCGATGTTCACCTGGAGTGGTGGGAGCGGCTCCTCGGACTCTGGTTGCTCGTTGGCTTCCACCCGCTGGTGCTCTCGGTCAAGTTGGGGCAGACGGCTGGATTCCTCGGCGCGCTGCTCACGGTCGCACTGGCTGGCCTCCTCGGCGACGACCGCGTCAGTGCGTCTCTCAGTGGTGCGTTAACGGCCGTCGTCGGCCTGTTCAAATTCGCGTACGCACCGGTGGGGGCACACCTGCTGGTCGACAGGCGCCGGTTCGCTGGCGCACTCGGGGCCGGGCTGTTCCTGGGTGGCCTGTCGATCGCGCTGTTTGGTTTCGCGGAGAATCTCGCGTACCTCGACGTCCTTCGCTGGGGCGTCGAACGTGGCAGCGGCAGTCGGGTGCCAAAACCCAGTCTCTGGCTCGCGCCGTACTTCCGGCAACTCCACTGGCTGCCCGGGGCACTCTTCGTCCGGGTGGGCATCGCAGCCCTCGTAACGGTCGGTGCAATCCTCTCTAGCGACGCGGACCGCGAGGTGTTCGCGCTGGGCGTCGCCACGTTTCTCCTCGTCACACCGCTGCCGTACGTCTACTACTTCGTGGCCGCACTTCCGGCCCTGATCGCGTTGCTCGCGGTGGAACTGGACCGCGACGGCGTCCCTTCCATACCGATCGTCGTCCTGTTCTCGTTGCAGGTGCACGCCTACGGGCTACGATTCCTCGGCGGAATCGTGGCGGACGTGCTGGGCGGGGCGCCTGATCTCGTCTACCCACTGCTCCAGCCCGGGTTGTGGGGCGTCGTTCTCTTTTTCGCCCTCGCGGCGTACCGGGTCGGTCAGTCGATCGGTGATCCACGCGACGACGTCGAAGCGTGGGTGGGGGATCGCTAA
- a CDS encoding formyltetrahydrofolate deformylase: MTRELTEITVVGDDDTGLIANVTSLLFERGINIEDLDQAVRDGVFRMTMQVDTAEMVCTEETLRRDLHELGSDLGVDVQVRYPADRDTRQIAVLVTKEDHCLEAIFDAWSDDELDAEVSVVIGNHPDLKPLASSHDVPFHDIGDADGNPDEAELLDLLAEYDADLIVLARYMRILSPDVVFRYERRIINIHPSLLPAFPGAKAYRQALEEGVRIAGVTAHYVTTDLDQGPIITQRAFTVPPDAGVEDVRDLGQPLEAEALLEAIQLHLEDEITVRRGRTELRDHEATTADLGDFRRSPALGEETPSDGTTEPTVQATSDADD; the protein is encoded by the coding sequence GTGACTCGAGAGCTTACCGAGATAACCGTCGTCGGCGACGACGACACCGGATTGATCGCCAACGTGACGTCGCTGTTGTTCGAGCGAGGAATCAACATCGAGGATCTCGACCAGGCCGTTCGCGACGGCGTCTTCCGGATGACGATGCAGGTCGACACCGCGGAGATGGTCTGTACCGAGGAGACGCTTCGCCGGGATCTCCACGAACTCGGTTCGGACCTCGGCGTCGACGTTCAGGTCCGATACCCGGCGGACCGCGATACCCGACAGATCGCCGTGCTCGTGACCAAAGAGGATCACTGCCTCGAGGCGATCTTCGACGCGTGGTCGGACGACGAGCTGGACGCCGAGGTCAGCGTCGTCATCGGAAACCATCCGGACCTCAAACCGCTTGCCAGCTCCCACGACGTCCCGTTCCACGATATCGGCGACGCGGACGGTAATCCGGACGAAGCGGAACTACTCGACCTGTTGGCCGAGTACGACGCCGATCTGATCGTCCTGGCGCGGTACATGCGGATCCTGAGCCCGGACGTGGTCTTCCGGTACGAACGTCGTATCATCAACATCCACCCCTCGTTGCTCCCCGCGTTCCCCGGCGCGAAGGCGTACCGACAGGCGCTCGAAGAGGGCGTCAGGATCGCCGGCGTGACCGCCCACTACGTGACCACGGACCTCGATCAGGGCCCCATCATCACCCAGCGCGCGTTCACCGTGCCACCGGACGCCGGCGTCGAAGACGTCCGCGACCTCGGTCAGCCCCTCGAGGCCGAGGCATTGCTCGAAGCGATCCAGCTCCACCTCGAGGACGAGATCACCGTCCGCCGGGGCCGAACGGAGCTGCGCGACCACGAGGCCACGACCGCCGACCTGGGTGACTTCCGCCGGTCGCCGGCGCTCGGCGAGGAGACGCCCTCTGACGGTACTACCGAGCCGACAGTCCAGGCGACGAGCGACGCCGACGATTGA